In the Octadecabacter sp. SW4 genome, one interval contains:
- a CDS encoding glycosyltransferase family 2 protein: protein MASPTVTLVSTMKNEGPYLLEWLAYHKSIGITDFCIFSNDCTDGTNLILNRLDQMGVVKHFDNPLGPRMDPQRAAYSRAGKMDWVRASDWVLIVDADEFLNVHVGDRSVQALIDACPTDADSISINWRLMGGCGQSKMSDDLVTERFTRGSSFDDPENGLVWGFKTLFRPASFDFFGVHRPKFHKTKEILPDMAVMVNGAGKPMGEQYLKRGWRGNKDNVSNEFAQVNHYAVKSREDFLLKRLRGTANSKNKDRIDMEYWDKYDINTNEDATIPTDGIRAQMDAWLQDDDLAALLRACAECSRRVLDYQLTVPEFRTFIDTGIFEKMKDAAE, encoded by the coding sequence ATGGCCAGCCCCACAGTGACCCTCGTCTCGACGATGAAAAACGAAGGGCCGTATCTGCTTGAATGGCTCGCCTATCACAAATCTATCGGCATCACGGATTTCTGCATCTTTTCAAACGATTGCACGGATGGGACAAACCTGATCCTGAACCGTCTTGACCAAATGGGCGTCGTCAAACATTTCGACAATCCGCTGGGGCCGCGCATGGACCCGCAGCGCGCCGCCTACAGCCGTGCAGGTAAAATGGATTGGGTGCGCGCCTCTGACTGGGTGCTGATCGTGGACGCCGATGAATTCCTGAATGTCCACGTGGGTGATCGCAGCGTGCAGGCACTGATTGATGCCTGCCCGACGGATGCGGATTCCATTTCGATCAACTGGCGGCTGATGGGCGGCTGCGGACAGTCAAAAATGTCCGACGATCTGGTCACCGAACGGTTCACCCGCGGGTCATCCTTTGACGATCCCGAAAACGGGTTGGTCTGGGGCTTCAAAACCCTGTTTCGCCCTGCCAGTTTTGATTTTTTCGGCGTCCACCGCCCAAAATTCCACAAGACCAAAGAAATCCTGCCCGACATGGCCGTGATGGTGAATGGTGCCGGCAAACCGATGGGTGAACAGTATCTGAAACGGGGCTGGCGCGGTAACAAGGATAACGTCAGCAATGAGTTTGCCCAAGTGAACCACTATGCCGTGAAATCGCGCGAGGATTTCCTGCTCAAACGTCTGCGCGGCACTGCCAATTCCAAGAACAAAGACCGGATCGATATGGAGTATTGGGACAAATACGACATCAATACCAACGAAGACGCGACGATCCCCACCGACGGCATTCGCGCGCAGATGGATGCTTGGTTGCAGGACGATGATCTGGCCGCACTGTTGCGCGCCTGTGCGGAATGTTCGCGCCGCGTGCTTGATTATCAGCTAACCGTGCCGGAATTTCGCACCTTTATCGACACCGGCATTTTCGAGAAGATGAAGGACGCCGCCGAATGA
- a CDS encoding sulfotransferase domain-containing protein: MTARYLCIGTHHKTGTIWMRKVFRAIQRDQDIPFMQCYRAKRLADAAETGPQIIVNWSSTFPQALLDMDHARFIHIIRDPRDVLLSGMRYHRIAPLGNEKFLREVRDDWGGLSYQDHLNALPDDHARLMFEMENKHDKTVQEMLKWPYGHPRAADIKYEDLIEDTDCTLFRKTLTDFNIAGLDIDRAVQSYWDLSLFGGLAKKDDREDRVALHVNSGAKAQWVTKLPREIAEPYAERYGDALKSLGYADNDDWVAQCLPAKDIAA; the protein is encoded by the coding sequence ATGACCGCCCGCTACCTTTGCATTGGCACCCACCACAAGACCGGCACGATCTGGATGCGCAAGGTGTTTCGCGCGATCCAGCGCGATCAGGATATCCCGTTCATGCAGTGCTACCGTGCCAAGCGGCTGGCGGATGCAGCCGAAACCGGCCCGCAGATCATCGTCAACTGGTCCTCGACCTTTCCGCAGGCCTTGCTGGATATGGATCACGCGCGCTTTATCCACATCATCCGTGACCCGCGCGATGTGCTGCTGTCGGGGATGCGCTATCACCGGATCGCGCCGCTGGGGAACGAAAAATTCCTGCGCGAAGTGCGTGATGACTGGGGCGGCCTGTCTTATCAGGACCACCTGAACGCCCTGCCCGACGATCACGCCCGCCTGATGTTCGAGATGGAAAACAAGCACGACAAGACCGTGCAGGAAATGCTGAAATGGCCCTACGGCCACCCGCGCGCAGCCGACATCAAATACGAAGACCTGATCGAGGATACGGACTGCACCCTGTTCCGCAAGACCCTGACCGATTTCAACATCGCCGGTCTGGATATCGACCGCGCCGTGCAAAGCTATTGGGATTTGTCGCTGTTTGGCGGATTGGCGAAAAAGGACGACCGTGAAGATCGCGTGGCCCTGCACGTCAATTCCGGGGCCAAGGCGCAGTGGGTCACGAAACTGCCGCGCGAGATTGCCGAACCCTATGCAGAACGCTATGGCGATGCCCTCAAATCGCTGGGATATGCGGACAACGATGACTGGGTGGCACAGTGCCTGCCCGCGAAAGACATCGCCGCCTAA
- a CDS encoding glycosyltransferase family 2 protein, with protein MAPKHTYTILSMMKDEGHSLVEWVAYHKHIGFDNICVYTNNCSDGTDDMLIRLEEMGWVQHFRNDVPEGKKPQPNALTLATQNPEVVNSEWILTMDADEFLSIKCGRGHIGDLIERMDPAASAMAITWRFFGSNGITDWNPGLVIENYTHGAPDMFKKGWGVKTIFKPYRDMKMGIHRPHIKKAKQEPANAKLLFDQLWLNGSGKPMPDEFSLSGWRSTKPTLGYKLVELNHYAVKSYEAYLLRRVRGNVNNKEDKYNAAYFALFDRNEEEASNATRHAKGTKKKMAQILSDPVMRDLQDKALDFHAARVEMLRSTGEYDTWVAELKAAGEVPLDKLDEVLFIQHLPKQWQEKVKEMQAQGVPDKVIAKMIAQTQTAKKGETRQALLEAAGEKPEDRLDAHQLREREKNTEKAMSLDDNPFLNTPEAAGLGVPLMNERTQKIALAAQAAGDGPRDAKLRDKVAQAAKLRDAQTARVDLNEPAPPLADIIAEVTPEAAAALSSDPDTVAPPPVAEPVKRVRKTAAKKPAAKKTTAKKTTTRKTTAKKPTTRKTPRKTAAKAATTTRKTTRTAAKTPAKKDA; from the coding sequence ATGGCCCCCAAACACACCTACACGATCCTTTCCATGATGAAGGACGAAGGTCACTCGCTTGTCGAATGGGTCGCCTATCACAAACATATCGGTTTCGATAATATCTGCGTCTATACCAACAATTGCAGCGACGGCACCGACGACATGCTGATCCGCCTCGAAGAAATGGGTTGGGTCCAGCATTTCCGCAATGACGTCCCCGAGGGCAAGAAACCCCAGCCCAACGCCCTGACACTGGCCACGCAAAACCCCGAAGTTGTCAATTCCGAGTGGATCCTGACGATGGATGCGGATGAATTCCTGTCGATCAAATGCGGGCGCGGCCACATCGGCGACCTGATCGAACGGATGGATCCGGCGGCCAGCGCGATGGCGATCACCTGGCGGTTTTTCGGCTCCAACGGGATCACTGACTGGAACCCCGGGCTGGTGATCGAAAACTACACCCACGGCGCGCCGGACATGTTCAAAAAGGGCTGGGGCGTCAAAACCATCTTCAAGCCCTACCGCGACATGAAGATGGGCATCCACCGCCCCCACATCAAGAAAGCCAAGCAAGAGCCTGCAAACGCAAAACTTTTGTTCGATCAGCTGTGGCTCAACGGGTCCGGCAAACCGATGCCGGACGAGTTTTCACTATCGGGCTGGCGATCGACCAAACCGACGCTGGGCTACAAGCTGGTGGAGTTGAACCACTACGCCGTCAAATCCTATGAGGCCTATCTGCTGCGTCGCGTGCGGGGCAATGTGAACAACAAGGAAGACAAATATAACGCCGCCTATTTCGCGCTGTTTGACCGCAACGAGGAAGAGGCGAGCAACGCAACCCGCCACGCCAAGGGCACCAAGAAGAAAATGGCGCAGATCCTGTCTGATCCGGTGATGCGCGATTTGCAGGACAAGGCGCTGGATTTTCACGCCGCGCGCGTCGAGATGCTGCGTAGCACCGGCGAATACGACACATGGGTCGCTGAGCTGAAGGCGGCGGGCGAAGTGCCACTGGACAAGCTGGACGAGGTATTGTTCATCCAGCACCTGCCCAAACAGTGGCAGGAAAAGGTCAAGGAAATGCAGGCCCAGGGCGTGCCCGACAAGGTGATCGCCAAGATGATCGCCCAGACCCAGACCGCGAAAAAGGGCGAAACCCGCCAGGCCCTGCTGGAAGCGGCCGGCGAAAAGCCCGAAGACCGTCTGGACGCCCACCAATTGCGCGAACGCGAGAAAAACACCGAAAAGGCGATGAGTCTGGACGACAATCCGTTCCTCAATACGCCCGAGGCTGCGGGGCTGGGCGTGCCCCTGATGAATGAACGCACGCAGAAAATCGCGCTGGCTGCTCAGGCGGCGGGCGATGGCCCGCGCGATGCAAAACTGCGCGACAAGGTGGCACAGGCGGCAAAGCTGCGCGATGCGCAGACCGCGCGGGTCGATCTGAACGAACCGGCCCCGCCGCTGGCCGATATCATCGCCGAAGTGACACCCGAGGCGGCCGCTGCGCTGTCAAGCGACCCCGATACCGTCGCCCCGCCGCCAGTGGCCGAACCCGTGAAACGGGTGCGCAAGACGGCCGCCAAGAAACCGGCAGCAAAGAAAACGACCGCCAAAAAGACAACCACACGCAAGACGACCGCCAAGAAACCCACTACCAGAAAGACCCCGCGCAAGACCGCCGCCAAGGCGGCCACGACCACGCGCAAAACCACCAGAACAGCGGCGAAAACGCCCGCGAAAAAGGACGCCTGA
- a CDS encoding sarcosine oxidase subunit gamma, with protein MSNVVSALNGQKVVGATTVAEQGLRGMITLRGDLSAARLKKACKAVTGAEMPGKRGVSIKGESGIAWMSPDELLLLVPHSEADAIVAKIDVALKGTHFLAVNVSDARAVISVHGAGAREVLARVCPADLRAKSLGAGEMRRTRLAQVPAAIWTQDGTDFNVICFRSVAGYVFDLLANAAATDGPGML; from the coding sequence ATGTCTAATGTTGTCAGTGCACTGAACGGGCAAAAAGTTGTGGGTGCCACCACCGTGGCTGAACAGGGTCTGCGCGGCATGATCACCCTGCGCGGCGATCTGTCAGCCGCCAGGCTGAAAAAGGCCTGCAAGGCGGTGACGGGCGCCGAGATGCCTGGCAAACGCGGCGTGAGCATCAAAGGCGAGAGCGGCATCGCATGGATGTCACCTGATGAGCTGCTGCTGCTGGTGCCCCATAGCGAGGCTGACGCCATTGTCGCAAAGATTGATGTGGCGCTGAAAGGCACGCATTTTTTGGCTGTGAACGTATCGGACGCGCGGGCGGTGATTTCTGTGCATGGCGCGGGCGCGCGCGAGGTTCTGGCGCGGGTCTGCCCCGCCGATTTACGCGCCAAATCGCTGGGGGCTGGCGAAATGCGCCGCACCCGTCTGGCGCAGGTGCCCGCCGCAATCTGGACGCAGGACGGCACCGATTTCAATGTGATCTGTTTCCGTTCGGTCGCGGGTTATGTGTTTGATTTGCTTGCAAATGCGGCCGCAACAGATGGGCCGGGGATGCTTTAG
- a CDS encoding superoxide dismutase: MSFSLPDLPYAHDALAAKGMSAETLEFHHDLHHNAYVTNGNKAIEGTAWADKSLEEIITGTYDATAVAQNGIFNNISQLWNHNQFWEMMTPNASSMPSELESALKDSFGSVDKFKEEFAAAGAGQFGSGWCWLVKKADGGLAVTKTENGVNPLCFGQTALLGCDVWEHSYYIDFRNKRPVYLTNFLDNLVNWENVASRM, from the coding sequence ATGTCTTTTAGCCTTCCCGACCTTCCCTATGCCCATGACGCGCTTGCCGCCAAGGGCATGTCTGCCGAAACCCTCGAATTTCACCACGACCTGCACCACAACGCCTATGTGACCAATGGCAACAAGGCCATCGAAGGCACCGCGTGGGCGGACAAGTCGCTTGAGGAAATCATTACCGGCACCTATGACGCGACGGCCGTGGCGCAGAACGGGATTTTCAACAATATCTCACAGCTTTGGAACCACAATCAGTTTTGGGAGATGATGACGCCGAATGCATCCTCCATGCCGTCCGAACTGGAAAGCGCGCTCAAGGACTCGTTCGGCAGCGTCGATAAGTTCAAGGAAGAATTCGCCGCTGCAGGCGCGGGCCAGTTCGGGTCGGGCTGGTGCTGGCTGGTGAAAAAGGCCGACGGCGGGCTGGCCGTGACCAAGACCGAAAATGGCGTGAACCCGCTGTGTTTCGGTCAGACGGCATTGCTGGGCTGTGATGTTTGGGAACATTCCTATTACATCGATTTCCGCAACAAGCGCCCTGTGTATCTGACCAACTTCCTTGATAATCTGGTCAACTGGGAAAACGTCGCCTCGCGGATGTAA